The proteins below come from a single Thalassomonas actiniarum genomic window:
- a CDS encoding DUF3703 domain-containing protein: MKSKLKNAFEREMQLAKEAYNKSNYSQSFHHLERAHILGQSYIIPHTRSHWWMLRLGWKTGDNKEIFGQVTRIIASIIFSRIWVPIGNTGGANVNPLKKMPIPQELQKLLDEIPDS, from the coding sequence ATGAAAAGTAAACTCAAAAATGCATTCGAACGGGAAATGCAACTGGCAAAAGAAGCGTATAACAAGAGTAATTACTCTCAGAGTTTTCATCACCTGGAAAGGGCCCATATCCTTGGCCAGTCATACATTATCCCTCACACGAGATCTCACTGGTGGATGCTTAGGCTTGGCTGGAAAACCGGCGATAATAAAGAAATCTTCGGACAAGTTACCCGAATCATTGCCTCTATTATTTTTTCCCGGATTTGGGTGCCTATTGGCAACACCGGCGGGGCCAATGTCAATCCCTTGAAAAAGATGCCTATTCCGCAAGAATTGCAAAAACTCCTTGATGAAATCCCGGACAGCTAA
- a CDS encoding AraC family transcriptional regulator gives MNSYLPVDSGFAHIDELHSEKHHAHEEYVITLMLAGYVTFEGEQSVNIKPGMLTLVPSGMPHALVKGKNMQVHWLSFAPYSIHLDEKHELMRPFAQVRKGALPIFKLPSARLDYVINLFNEVQNELTAGKSSKVLESLVCLILNEAGKASKLTLVDLGAETKVSKAMQYIQSHSCEGISLKDVASALHISPAYLATKVKQSTGYTVGQWIIRHRLKRAMELLANTDEKVEQIGLSLGWQDVTHFIRQFKKFHQQTPAAWRRGQKSQQ, from the coding sequence TTGAACTCTTATCTCCCTGTTGACTCCGGCTTCGCTCATATCGACGAACTGCATAGTGAAAAACATCATGCTCATGAAGAATATGTGATCACCCTGATGCTGGCAGGTTACGTTACCTTTGAAGGCGAACAAAGCGTGAATATTAAGCCGGGCATGCTTACCTTAGTGCCATCAGGTATGCCGCACGCCTTAGTTAAAGGTAAAAATATGCAAGTGCACTGGTTAAGCTTTGCCCCCTATTCAATTCACTTAGATGAGAAGCATGAACTGATGCGCCCTTTTGCCCAGGTACGCAAAGGTGCTTTGCCTATCTTCAAGTTACCCTCAGCAAGGCTCGATTACGTGATTAACCTGTTTAATGAAGTCCAAAATGAATTGACGGCAGGGAAATCGAGCAAGGTTTTAGAGAGTTTAGTTTGTTTGATATTAAACGAAGCCGGAAAAGCGTCGAAACTCACCCTTGTGGATTTGGGGGCAGAAACCAAAGTCAGCAAAGCGATGCAATATATTCAATCACATAGCTGCGAAGGCATTAGCCTGAAAGACGTTGCATCGGCACTCCATATCAGCCCGGCTTACCTGGCAACTAAGGTTAAGCAGTCAACCGGATACACTGTGGGTCAATGGATTATCAGGCACAGACTCAAACGGGCTATGGAACTATTGGCAAATACCGATGAAAAGGTTGAGCAGATAGGGCTTAGCTTAGGCTGGCAAGACGTCACTCATTTTATTCGGCAATTTAAAAAATTCCATCAGCAAACACCCGCAGCCTGGCGACGAGGGCAAAAGTCGCAGCAATAG
- a CDS encoding class I SAM-dependent methyltransferase, with product MNHWNDEHALSYDEKWGELEFHQQIPALAKVAADYRIVEVGCGGGYLSLCLAQHAAGVEVLAIDPTEKMIALAKVRQQKADLPEYQLQFIKAGAEELAVEDASVDLTLAAFSVHHWQDSKLAMSLIFQGLKPGGRIWLCEDLNTPIDGDMQVDNSLKSFNGIKALLELSGFTGINKSLHTSSEGEFLVVEAVKPFS from the coding sequence ATGAATCACTGGAATGACGAGCACGCTTTATCTTATGACGAAAAATGGGGAGAGCTAGAGTTTCATCAGCAAATTCCTGCTTTGGCAAAGGTTGCGGCTGACTATCGCATTGTCGAAGTCGGTTGCGGAGGTGGCTACTTAAGCTTATGTTTGGCGCAACATGCTGCCGGGGTTGAAGTACTGGCCATTGACCCTACCGAAAAAATGATTGCGCTAGCTAAAGTAAGGCAACAAAAAGCCGATTTGCCAGAATATCAGCTTCAATTTATTAAGGCGGGGGCCGAAGAGCTGGCAGTGGAAGACGCCTCGGTGGATTTAACGCTGGCAGCTTTTTCGGTTCATCATTGGCAGGATTCTAAATTAGCCATGTCGCTCATTTTTCAAGGATTAAAACCCGGCGGACGCATTTGGCTGTGTGAAGACCTGAACACACCTATTGACGGAGATATGCAAGTGGATAACTCATTAAAATCATTTAACGGCATTAAAGCCCTGCTTGAACTGTCAGGCTTTACGGGGATTAACAAAAGTTTGCACACTTCATCCGAAGGTGAGTTTCTGGTTGTTGAAGCGGTTAAACCTTTTAGTTAA
- a CDS encoding DM13 domain-containing protein, with amino-acid sequence MKAKTLITLIATHLFVGAIGFALGIYVLPIITAPTSPTASEISVISSKAQYSAEFKRDLKDSDSLHWGKGKVAIGSEFITLMGELAPGPDYKLYLSSKFVETEDDFNRLKTTMVQVGDVKTFENFVVKVSPDINPSKYNTVIVWCETFGEFITSAKYR; translated from the coding sequence ATGAAAGCAAAAACCTTAATAACGCTTATTGCGACACACTTATTCGTAGGAGCAATTGGATTTGCGCTAGGGATTTATGTCCTTCCTATTATCACAGCCCCCACCTCTCCTACAGCATCAGAAATATCAGTAATATCCTCTAAAGCGCAATATTCTGCAGAGTTCAAAAGAGACCTTAAAGACAGTGATTCACTTCACTGGGGTAAGGGCAAGGTTGCTATTGGCTCAGAATTCATCACACTCATGGGGGAACTCGCACCTGGTCCAGACTATAAGCTCTATCTGTCATCAAAGTTCGTGGAAACAGAAGATGACTTTAATCGCTTGAAAACCACTATGGTACAGGTAGGTGATGTTAAAACCTTTGAAAATTTTGTCGTGAAAGTATCCCCCGATATTAATCCGTCTAAGTACAACACGGTTATTGTTTGGTGCGAAACTTTCGGTGAATTTATTACATCAGCAAAATACCGTTAA
- a CDS encoding DUF4177 domain-containing protein, which translates to MKKFEYKVVDSKDVETAGLFKGRKREDVENYLNALGNEGWELVNVDFRELEGGLEFAGVMKKEV; encoded by the coding sequence ATGAAAAAATTTGAATATAAAGTTGTCGATTCAAAAGATGTAGAAACTGCCGGATTGTTTAAAGGCAGAAAACGTGAAGATGTAGAAAATTATCTTAACGCTTTAGGCAATGAAGGGTGGGAACTTGTAAACGTTGATTTTCGTGAACTCGAAGGCGGGTTAGAATTCGCTGGAGTTATGAAAAAAGAAGTTTAG
- a CDS encoding TetR family transcriptional regulator, translating to MNWQRARTDEKKNERKEAIYDAALALFKEKGYEKVSFNKIASEAGFTKSNMYRYFSSKEEIFLNIFASLFEAWFEDISQRLKKLNQDVEVELFAENWVASNMSHPQFLDLTPILFLSLESNSSYEQLLEFKQLSMNLLYQLAIEIARVYPNIQGEKAFQFLTLSFAATANYWAAESHQNEALNKIYQLEPFKELKPNFEKSLKASVEVIIKGLQAV from the coding sequence ATGAATTGGCAGCGAGCAAGAACAGACGAAAAGAAGAATGAGAGAAAAGAAGCTATTTATGACGCGGCTTTGGCTCTGTTTAAAGAAAAAGGCTATGAAAAAGTTAGTTTCAACAAAATCGCTTCAGAGGCGGGTTTTACCAAGTCCAATATGTATCGGTACTTTAGCTCTAAAGAAGAAATTTTTTTGAATATCTTTGCAAGCCTTTTTGAAGCTTGGTTTGAGGACATTAGTCAGCGACTTAAAAAGCTCAATCAAGACGTGGAAGTTGAGCTTTTTGCAGAAAATTGGGTTGCGTCAAATATGTCTCATCCGCAATTTCTGGATCTGACACCGATACTTTTTTTGTCGCTCGAAAGCAATAGTTCTTACGAGCAGTTGCTGGAGTTCAAGCAACTTTCAATGAACTTACTTTATCAACTAGCTATTGAGATCGCCAGGGTATATCCGAACATCCAAGGTGAAAAGGCATTTCAGTTTTTAACGCTGAGTTTTGCCGCGACCGCTAATTATTGGGCGGCTGAATCCCACCAAAATGAGGCGCTGAATAAAATCTATCAACTCGAACCGTTTAAAGAGCTCAAACCAAACTTTGAAAAGAGCCTGAAGGCATCAGTTGAGGTAATTATTAAAGGATTGCAAGCCGTTTAG
- a CDS encoding SRPBCC family protein, with protein sequence MSHHIEQTIKVKVPAAKIWQVMGDFSSVEKFATTIKTSPIVNGINSGLGAKRLCTFNDGSSLVEEIIEFQEGQGFRMELSEFSLPLKNMYAEMRVKEIDANSSELYMSSDFVVKAGPLGWLMGFLVMGPMMKGVFKKLMSGLAYHAVTGERIGEKLPPNEELAKIMLN encoded by the coding sequence ATGTCACATCACATTGAACAGACAATAAAAGTTAAGGTCCCGGCAGCGAAAATTTGGCAAGTCATGGGAGATTTCAGCAGCGTTGAAAAATTCGCTACAACAATAAAAACATCTCCAATAGTAAATGGTATTAATTCAGGGTTGGGAGCAAAGCGCTTATGTACTTTTAATGATGGCTCAAGCCTGGTTGAAGAAATTATTGAGTTCCAGGAAGGACAGGGGTTCAGAATGGAGCTTTCTGAGTTTTCGTTACCGTTAAAAAATATGTATGCCGAAATGCGTGTGAAAGAGATCGATGCCAACAGCAGCGAGCTCTACATGTCATCTGATTTTGTGGTGAAAGCGGGGCCATTGGGGTGGTTAATGGGGTTTTTAGTTATGGGACCAATGATGAAGGGCGTTTTCAAAAAGTTAATGAGTGGTTTAGCATATCACGCCGTAACTGGAGAGCGCATTGGCGAAAAATTACCGCCGAACGAAGAGCTAGCTAAAATAATGCTTAATTAG
- a CDS encoding AAA family ATPase produces the protein MPIFKGLYTKYINMDKVKVIAISGVSGCGKTSVIKQLAKEFSCPYLLFDDHTDENTYPNDMKLWFKHGADVAEIKTPKFVNSLRHLKAKSNNAFIFIEEPFGRCRDSIASLIDYVVLLDLPMEVCLSRVIMRHIKHASGDSLNTIPRYLSMYDDHFRDIYIESTNQVREDSDLIIQEVASIESTTKSIINFLKNNTKQ, from the coding sequence ATTCCTATTTTTAAGGGGTTATACACTAAATATATAAATATGGATAAAGTGAAAGTAATAGCAATAAGCGGTGTTTCTGGTTGTGGTAAAACGTCGGTAATTAAACAATTGGCTAAAGAGTTTTCTTGCCCGTATTTACTTTTTGATGATCATACGGATGAAAATACTTATCCAAATGATATGAAGCTATGGTTTAAGCATGGTGCTGATGTAGCAGAGATCAAAACTCCGAAATTTGTCAATTCACTTCGTCATTTAAAAGCCAAGAGCAATAACGCATTTATTTTTATCGAAGAGCCATTTGGCAGGTGCAGAGATTCAATTGCTTCATTGATAGATTACGTGGTTTTACTAGATCTGCCTATGGAAGTTTGTCTGTCCCGTGTAATTATGCGACATATTAAACATGCCTCCGGTGATTCATTAAATACGATTCCCAGGTATTTATCCATGTATGACGATCATTTTCGAGACATATATATAGAATCAACCAATCAAGTTCGTGAAGATAGCGACCTTATCATTCAAGAAGTGGCATCAATTGAGTCAACGACAAAATCAATTATCAACTTCTTGAAAAACAATACAAAACAATAA
- a CDS encoding N-acetylmuramoyl-L-alanine amidase, with protein sequence MITNYKNKINFSYALKQLAVFFALCISIQVHAANSINGIRVWPAPENTRVVFDLSKKPDYKYFSLSSPQRLVIDFKDSNSLISFQNLVKDDRRIKKIRKSKPKNKNSTRIVLELADNYQLTVFPLAPIGQYGNRLVVDLYDKNRDSKVVSNKSADTNRDIVVAIVAGHGGDDPGSIGANGSYEKRVTLKIAKKLAKLINNHPGMKAVMIRQGDYYVAHNRKPKLARKHKADLLISIHADAFTSPKPSGASVLVQSPRRANSEFARLIANRQKESELLGGAGETIKKTKDKNLAITLADMKKEHTMKSSYEFATHVLKQLKKVTKLHKKKPEGLSLAVLKAPDIPSVLIETGFISNPKDEKNLNSSAHQQKLAKAIYTAVDSYFSRSPSEGTLLAANSVRVHKVNRGESLSVVAHRYKVSVGHLKRINNLTSNTIRIGQTLKIPRAE encoded by the coding sequence TTGATTACAAATTACAAAAACAAAATAAATTTTAGTTATGCCCTGAAACAACTGGCCGTCTTTTTTGCTCTGTGTATTTCTATCCAGGTTCATGCAGCTAATAGCATTAACGGTATACGTGTATGGCCTGCTCCGGAAAATACCCGTGTGGTTTTCGACTTAAGTAAAAAACCTGATTATAAATATTTCAGTCTATCTTCCCCGCAACGCTTAGTTATTGATTTTAAAGATAGTAATTCACTAATTTCCTTCCAGAACCTGGTTAAGGATGATCGTCGAATAAAAAAAATACGCAAGAGTAAGCCAAAAAATAAAAATTCAACACGTATCGTTTTAGAGCTTGCAGATAACTATCAATTAACCGTCTTTCCATTAGCGCCCATAGGCCAATATGGAAATCGTCTGGTTGTCGATTTATATGATAAGAATCGTGACAGTAAAGTCGTTAGCAATAAAAGTGCTGACACCAATCGCGATATTGTTGTGGCCATAGTTGCTGGCCATGGGGGAGATGACCCGGGCTCTATAGGCGCCAACGGCAGTTATGAAAAACGTGTCACCTTAAAAATAGCGAAAAAGTTAGCAAAACTGATAAATAACCATCCGGGCATGAAAGCGGTGATGATCCGTCAAGGTGATTATTATGTCGCTCATAACCGTAAACCCAAATTAGCACGTAAGCATAAAGCCGACTTATTAATTTCTATCCATGCTGACGCATTTACTTCGCCAAAACCCAGTGGCGCTTCGGTATTAGTACAATCGCCACGAAGGGCAAATTCTGAGTTTGCCCGTTTGATTGCCAATCGTCAAAAAGAGTCTGAGCTGTTGGGGGGCGCAGGAGAGACGATAAAAAAAACCAAAGATAAAAACCTGGCGATTACCCTGGCGGACATGAAAAAAGAACATACCATGAAAAGCAGTTATGAATTTGCTACACATGTTCTTAAGCAATTGAAAAAAGTGACTAAGCTTCATAAAAAAAAGCCGGAAGGATTAAGCTTGGCTGTACTTAAGGCACCCGATATTCCATCGGTATTAATCGAAACCGGTTTTATTTCTAATCCGAAAGATGAAAAGAATCTCAACAGTTCTGCCCACCAACAAAAGTTAGCAAAAGCAATATATACGGCGGTAGATAGTTATTTTAGCCGTAGCCCGTCTGAAGGTACTTTGTTAGCTGCCAATAGCGTGAGGGTACATAAAGTCAACCGAGGCGAATCACTGTCTGTTGTCGCGCATCGCTATAAGGTTTCTGTCGGGCATTTGAAAAGAATAAATAATCTCACTTCAAATACCATCAGAATTGGACAAACGTTAAAAATACCACGAGCGGAATAA
- a CDS encoding SDR family NAD(P)-dependent oxidoreductase, whose product MSRKLTVLITGANRGIGLALTKHYISLGCEVICTCRDEQLTSMREQMLSFGGNPENVIALTLNDSRQIERIAEVFPAKSLDILVNNAALGDASEGAKFDKMNMNEWSDVFQANTIAPVLLSKTLFPFLEASPNPLIVMITSHLASIELNDSPDSVLYGASKAALNSVVRRLAISPEFIDRKITLGLVHPGSVKTRLSGFQGISTETSAQNIAAVAEKFKSGEFSSASFIDSETQTVIPW is encoded by the coding sequence ATGAGCAGAAAGCTTACAGTATTAATAACGGGGGCTAACCGAGGTATTGGTCTGGCATTGACAAAACATTATATTTCTCTGGGGTGTGAGGTGATTTGCACATGTAGAGATGAGCAATTGACATCAATGCGTGAGCAAATGTTAAGTTTTGGTGGTAACCCCGAAAATGTTATAGCTTTAACGCTCAACGACTCAAGACAAATAGAAAGAATAGCCGAAGTTTTCCCTGCCAAAAGTCTTGATATTTTAGTGAATAATGCTGCGCTAGGCGATGCGTCTGAAGGGGCAAAATTTGATAAAATGAATATGAATGAGTGGTCAGATGTTTTCCAGGCTAATACCATTGCACCGGTTTTGTTAAGTAAAACCCTGTTTCCTTTTCTTGAAGCTTCGCCCAATCCTTTAATTGTTATGATCACCAGCCATTTGGCTAGTATTGAGCTCAATGATTCTCCAGATTCCGTACTTTATGGCGCGAGTAAGGCAGCATTGAACAGTGTCGTAAGGCGTCTGGCGATTTCACCGGAGTTTATCGATCGCAAGATCACTTTAGGTTTAGTACATCCGGGATCAGTTAAAACACGTTTATCCGGGTTTCAAGGGATCAGCACGGAAACTTCTGCGCAAAATATTGCCGCTGTTGCAGAAAAATTCAAGTCCGGTGAATTTTCATCTGCCAGCTTTATTGACTCTGAAACTCAGACCGTTATTCCCTGGTAA
- a CDS encoding UTRA domain-containing protein translates to MSLYQTIKEALADLTFSSDTPGKLPSERQLQQQFNSTRVTVREALMRLEAEGVIYRQNRIGWFLCPKRLLWDPIQKVNFYQLAKNQGLKAKTELLTCKQTRASNEICQAFTLDKQSDFYEIYRIRYLDDRPVMVEEIYCPVQQFPGLTEKALDSSITTIFQDDYQVKVSHEQSDIIVTALPDNKAEQLNLNGGAACLKIIRKRFNEQQELVDYNIEYWLHSAIEMRVQSN, encoded by the coding sequence ATGTCATTATACCAAACGATTAAAGAGGCCTTAGCCGACCTGACTTTTTCAAGTGATACTCCGGGAAAACTCCCCTCGGAAAGACAACTGCAACAGCAGTTTAATTCCACCCGGGTAACGGTACGCGAGGCCTTAATGCGCCTTGAAGCCGAGGGGGTGATCTACCGGCAAAACCGCATCGGATGGTTTTTATGCCCGAAGCGCCTGTTGTGGGATCCCATTCAAAAAGTTAACTTTTATCAATTGGCAAAAAACCAGGGGCTCAAAGCGAAAACAGAATTGCTAACCTGCAAGCAAACCCGGGCCAGCAATGAGATTTGTCAGGCCTTTACCCTCGATAAGCAAAGCGATTTTTATGAAATATACCGTATCCGCTATCTCGATGATCGTCCGGTAATGGTTGAAGAAATTTATTGTCCGGTGCAGCAGTTTCCCGGCCTGACTGAAAAAGCCCTGGACAGCTCGATCACCACCATTTTTCAGGATGATTATCAAGTCAAAGTCAGCCACGAGCAAAGTGACATTATCGTCACCGCCCTGCCCGATAATAAAGCCGAGCAGCTTAACTTAAACGGCGGCGCCGCCTGCTTAAAAATCATAAGAAAACGCTTCAACGAGCAACAAGAGCTAGTGGATTACAATATTGAATATTGGCTGCATAGCGCTATTGAAATGCGGGTACAAAGTAATTAA
- a CDS encoding FAD-dependent oxidoreductase, whose product MTNVFQPFWFDQAVAEQGEFDLPAVNGNITADIAIVGGGFTGLWTAIKIKQQSPDSQVVIIEKDRCGQGASGRNGGCMLTFSTKYASLAKHYGHAEAIRLIKLSEQAVFDIGRFCLQYGINADIRIDGSLYTATNSCQVKQLNDLYAFLQQNRVSGWQKNDHKQLMGGSAKNIDAIFNPAAGSLHPGKLVMGLVKVALSLGVKIYQHTPLTQLHRSNPVVLSTPFGSIRCKKCVLATNAWTPAIIKELKRSIVLVSSDMLITEPMPELLATLGLNHGMAVADSRIFVHYYRTTPEGRLMLGKGGNYFSYGNKMRPLFNQASRYQRQLKQAFSSFFPELPAKFARNWTGASDRSATGLPFFGALKDNPNIFYGLGYSGNGVVQSFLGGDFLSSLVLDLKNNNSRSPMARGPLAHFPPEPVRSLGANMVKAAVKRKEHMEDQEQPPYWLDCQLTKLAASAGKADKNN is encoded by the coding sequence ATGACAAATGTCTTTCAGCCTTTTTGGTTTGATCAGGCCGTAGCCGAACAAGGTGAATTTGACTTGCCCGCCGTTAACGGCAATATCACCGCCGACATCGCCATCGTCGGCGGCGGTTTTACCGGTTTATGGACAGCAATAAAAATCAAACAGCAATCCCCCGACAGCCAAGTAGTGATCATAGAAAAAGACCGCTGCGGCCAGGGAGCCTCGGGGCGAAACGGCGGCTGCATGCTGACCTTTTCCACCAAATATGCCTCGCTGGCAAAACACTATGGTCACGCAGAGGCGATAAGGTTGATCAAACTTTCCGAGCAGGCGGTGTTTGACATCGGGCGTTTCTGCCTGCAGTACGGCATAAATGCCGATATTCGCATTGACGGCAGTTTATACACCGCCACCAACTCCTGCCAGGTAAAGCAATTAAACGACTTATACGCTTTTTTACAGCAAAACCGGGTGAGCGGCTGGCAAAAAAATGACCACAAACAACTGATGGGCGGCTCAGCAAAAAATATCGACGCTATCTTCAACCCGGCAGCAGGCAGTTTGCACCCGGGCAAGTTAGTAATGGGACTGGTAAAAGTGGCGCTGTCCTTGGGGGTTAAAATATACCAGCATACCCCGTTAACTCAGCTACACAGATCTAACCCTGTTGTATTAAGCACCCCTTTTGGCAGCATCCGCTGTAAGAAGTGCGTGTTAGCCACCAATGCCTGGACCCCGGCAATAATTAAAGAGCTCAAGCGCAGCATAGTATTGGTGTCTTCAGATATGCTGATCACTGAGCCTATGCCGGAGCTTTTGGCGACACTAGGCCTTAATCATGGCATGGCGGTGGCAGACAGCCGAATTTTTGTCCATTACTACCGCACCACGCCAGAGGGGCGTTTGATGCTGGGCAAAGGCGGTAATTACTTTTCTTACGGCAATAAGATGCGCCCCTTGTTCAATCAAGCTTCGCGTTATCAAAGACAATTAAAACAGGCTTTTAGCTCATTTTTCCCTGAATTGCCGGCAAAGTTTGCCCGCAACTGGACCGGCGCTTCGGATCGCTCCGCCACCGGCTTGCCCTTTTTTGGCGCGCTAAAGGATAACCCTAACATTTTCTATGGCTTAGGTTATTCCGGCAACGGCGTGGTACAAAGCTTTTTAGGTGGTGATTTCTTAAGTTCTTTAGTGTTAGACTTGAAAAATAACAACTCCCGCTCGCCTATGGCCCGGGGCCCGTTGGCACATTTCCCTCCCGAGCCGGTAAGAAGCTTAGGAGCCAATATGGTCAAAGCAGCAGTAAAGCGCAAAGAGCATATGGAAGATCAGGAACAACCGCCATACTGGTTAGACTGCCAGCTGACCAAACTTGCCGCCAGTGCCGGCAAAGCAGATAAGAATAATTAG
- the phnX gene encoding phosphonoacetaldehyde hydrolase — protein sequence MNKIEAVILDWAGTVVDYGSVAPTSIFVEAFKQAFNFDISLSEARIPMGMGKWDHIKTLGLLPQVDARWRARFGQSMTDNTVDQIYKTFMPLQIAKVVEHAEPIAGVLETLEWLTSQNIKIGSCSGYPRAVMEALVPVAADFGYKPDSYVASDDLAPGSRPGPWMALQNVIELGVKDVANCIKFDDSAPGITEGLTAGMWSVGIAVTGNAIGLTEQEWQALTLDQQAELISQAYSTLYQAGAHYVVDSLADATLVVQEIMARRARGERP from the coding sequence ATGAACAAGATTGAAGCCGTTATTTTAGATTGGGCCGGTACCGTGGTTGACTACGGCTCGGTTGCCCCCACCAGCATTTTTGTCGAGGCCTTCAAACAGGCGTTCAACTTCGACATCAGCCTGAGCGAAGCCCGTATTCCCATGGGCATGGGCAAATGGGATCACATCAAAACCTTAGGTTTGTTGCCCCAAGTAGATGCCCGCTGGCGTGCCCGGTTCGGCCAGAGCATGACGGATAACACCGTAGATCAGATTTATAAAACCTTTATGCCGCTGCAAATCGCCAAGGTAGTAGAACATGCCGAGCCGATTGCCGGGGTATTGGAAACCCTTGAGTGGCTGACCAGCCAAAACATTAAAATCGGCTCCTGCTCCGGCTACCCCAGGGCAGTCATGGAAGCTTTAGTGCCGGTCGCCGCCGATTTTGGTTACAAACCCGACAGCTATGTCGCCAGCGATGATTTAGCCCCAGGCTCCCGCCCCGGTCCCTGGATGGCGCTGCAAAACGTGATTGAACTTGGGGTAAAAGATGTCGCCAACTGCATCAAATTTGACGATTCCGCCCCGGGGATCACCGAAGGTTTAACCGCCGGTATGTGGAGTGTCGGCATTGCCGTGACCGGTAACGCCATCGGCTTAACCGAGCAGGAATGGCAGGCATTAACCCTGGATCAGCAGGCAGAACTCATCAGCCAGGCCTACAGCACCTTATATCAGGCTGGCGCCCATTATGTGGTGGACTCACTCGCCGATGCCACCTTAGTGGTACAGGAAATCATGGCCAGACGCGCCCGCGGCGAACGCCCATAA